One window of Halorubrum sp. CBA1229 genomic DNA carries:
- the xseA gene encoding exodeoxyribonuclease VII large subunit produces MADAPDTERQAVEPDAKEVLSVSQLNDRIASVVEDAPALDGVRCIGEVTDLHKNSTALYFTLTDGDAELPCMIWANRYRKMDAELEDGTEVILEGDIDYWTEGGKIDLKPWEVIVVGDGDQAAAVERLRSELEERGWFDDEQKQRPPAFPERVGVVTSLRGDARYDIQSAIHEQDPTVDILVKDATVQGSEAPTSIANGIHHLDRSEDVDSIIVGRGGGSDSNLQAFNTERVAEAIFTANTPIVTAIGHTDDRLIADRVADMAAITPTAAGEYIAKSRNDFLASDIDPLEQQLEAAYETFEQEHEHEQELAEAVEEATAPEGLSPVYYKVAIVVLLVLLLLITALWLGVI; encoded by the coding sequence ATGGCGGACGCACCGGATACCGAACGGCAGGCGGTCGAACCCGACGCGAAAGAGGTCCTCAGCGTGTCACAGCTGAACGACCGGATTGCGTCAGTCGTCGAGGATGCGCCTGCCCTCGACGGTGTCCGCTGTATCGGCGAAGTCACCGATCTCCACAAAAACAGTACGGCACTCTACTTCACCCTCACTGACGGCGACGCCGAGCTCCCATGTATGATCTGGGCGAACCGCTATCGGAAGATGGACGCCGAGCTCGAGGATGGGACCGAGGTCATCCTCGAAGGCGATATCGACTACTGGACTGAAGGTGGGAAAATCGACCTCAAGCCGTGGGAGGTGATCGTCGTCGGCGACGGCGACCAAGCAGCTGCTGTCGAGCGGCTGCGAAGCGAACTCGAAGAGCGTGGCTGGTTCGACGACGAGCAGAAACAGCGCCCGCCGGCGTTCCCAGAGCGAGTCGGTGTCGTGACCTCCCTCCGGGGCGACGCTCGCTACGACATCCAGAGCGCGATCCACGAGCAGGACCCCACCGTCGACATCCTGGTGAAGGATGCGACCGTCCAAGGGTCAGAGGCCCCGACGTCGATCGCGAACGGGATTCACCATCTGGACCGCTCCGAGGACGTCGATTCGATTATCGTCGGCCGCGGCGGTGGGAGCGATTCGAACCTTCAGGCGTTCAACACCGAGCGGGTCGCGGAAGCGATCTTCACCGCGAACACCCCGATCGTCACGGCAATTGGCCATACTGACGACCGACTGATCGCGGACCGGGTGGCGGATATGGCCGCGATCACACCGACAGCGGCCGGCGAGTACATCGCCAAGTCTCGGAATGACTTCCTGGCTAGCGACATTGACCCGCTTGAGCAACAGCTTGAGGCCGCGTACGAGACGTTTGAACAGGAGCACGAACACGAACAGGAATTGGCCGAGGCAGTCGAAGAGGCGACCGCGCCTGAGGGTCTGTCGCCGGTTTACTACAAGGTTGCAATTGTCGTGCTCCTAGTGCTGTTGCTGCTCATTACTGCACTCTGGCTGGGGGTGATCTAA
- the xseB gene encoding exodeoxyribonuclease VII small subunit, whose product MAKDSDIRSRMNRIEEIIDQLDADEVSLNEGSELYEEGQELLTEIRERLHEGQGEVIEIE is encoded by the coding sequence ATGGCGAAAGACTCGGACATCAGAAGTCGGATGAACCGCATCGAAGAGATTATCGACCAACTCGATGCGGATGAGGTATCACTTAATGAAGGGAGTGAGCTGTACGAGGAAGGGCAGGAGTTGCTGACTGAAATCCGCGAGCGACTCCACGAAGGCCAGGGCGAGGTCATCGAGATCGAATGA
- a CDS encoding DUF1931 domain-containing protein, producing the protein MSDLIVKAAVKDALSDNNVSADFYDALNEEVAELLDDAAERAEANDRKTVQPRDL; encoded by the coding sequence ATGTCTGACCTAATCGTCAAAGCAGCCGTGAAGGACGCACTCTCGGACAACAACGTCTCGGCAGATTTCTACGACGCCCTCAATGAAGAGGTCGCCGAACTGCTCGACGACGCCGCGGAGCGTGCCGAGGCCAACGACCGGAAGACGGTCCAGCCCCGCGATCTGTAG